One genomic region from Bradyrhizobium icense encodes:
- the efp gene encoding elongation factor P — protein MKVIASSIRKGNVIEQDGKLYVVLSAENIHPGKGTPVSQIEMRRIGDGVKVSERYKTTDQVEKATVEDRNFNYLYEDGDGFHFMNAETYDQVQVSKEIVGSSAPYLQENMTVKLSMHDLNPVAIQLPQRATLEVVETEPVTKGQTASSSYKPAILSNGVRTSVPPHIGTGTRIVVMTEDGSYVERAKD, from the coding sequence TTGAAAGTTATCGCCAGTTCTATTCGCAAGGGCAACGTCATCGAGCAAGACGGCAAGCTCTATGTCGTCCTGTCAGCCGAAAACATCCATCCCGGCAAGGGAACTCCGGTCAGCCAGATCGAAATGCGCCGCATTGGCGACGGCGTGAAGGTATCGGAGCGCTACAAGACCACCGATCAGGTCGAAAAGGCGACCGTCGAGGACCGCAATTTCAACTACCTCTACGAGGATGGCGACGGCTTCCACTTCATGAACGCCGAGACCTATGACCAGGTCCAGGTCTCGAAGGAGATCGTGGGTTCCTCCGCGCCCTACTTGCAGGAAAACATGACCGTGAAGCTGTCGATGCACGACCTGAACCCGGTCGCCATTCAGTTGCCGCAGCGCGCAACCCTGGAAGTTGTGGAGACCGAGCCGGTCACCAAGGGTCAGACCGCGTCTTCCTCCTACAAGCCTGCTATCCTCTCCAACGGCGTGCGCACCTCGGTGCCGCCGCACATCGGAACCGGAACGCGGATCGTGGTGATGACCGAGGACGGCTCCTACGTCGAGCGCGCAAAGGATTAA
- a CDS encoding PrsW family glutamic-type intramembrane protease produces MLLLQALPTSIGVAAIAPALLVLWLVIAADERPGPPVRVWLAFVLGAASISLLGIARAPFAAILAVPGNPWMTQGLRSIFGVAAPEEIVKVLVIILVSLPVRRRAFADPMDTVVYGAAAGLGFAAYENLAYLVQHADMWRSLAALRSVLTVPFHGALGIIAGAYIAIARAGTALGAHRHHRDWARISSWALALFAPVALHAAFDFPLLTLQKHPDLGPNVRMLLGATSLLIGFSSIGFAIRLVRRVGRHHAPRTEIARERLSQLRRMWALLLVGSGAGFAGAAFVLTSLHHWFVNPERNASLLLIPLGMTSILIGLVLLLATSAVYVFGRNRIRTSSDGFSSAPEPG; encoded by the coding sequence ATGTTGTTGCTTCAGGCCCTCCCTACATCGATCGGCGTTGCCGCGATCGCGCCGGCGCTGCTGGTGCTCTGGCTCGTCATCGCCGCGGACGAGCGCCCCGGCCCACCCGTGCGGGTATGGCTCGCCTTCGTACTCGGGGCTGCCAGCATTTCGCTGCTGGGAATTGCGCGCGCTCCGTTTGCCGCGATTCTTGCGGTGCCTGGAAACCCCTGGATGACGCAAGGCCTGCGTTCGATCTTCGGGGTCGCCGCGCCGGAAGAGATCGTAAAGGTCCTCGTGATCATTCTGGTGTCATTGCCGGTGCGCCGCCGTGCGTTTGCGGACCCGATGGACACGGTGGTCTACGGCGCGGCCGCAGGCCTCGGCTTCGCGGCTTACGAAAACCTCGCTTATCTCGTGCAGCACGCCGACATGTGGCGGTCGCTGGCCGCCTTGCGCAGCGTGTTGACGGTGCCCTTTCACGGTGCGCTCGGCATCATCGCGGGTGCCTATATCGCGATCGCCCGCGCCGGCACGGCGCTGGGTGCACATCGCCATCATCGCGACTGGGCGCGGATCTCGAGCTGGGCGCTGGCGCTGTTCGCGCCAGTGGCGCTGCATGCAGCGTTCGATTTTCCGCTGCTGACATTGCAGAAACATCCCGATCTCGGCCCCAACGTGCGAATGCTGCTGGGGGCGACGAGCCTGCTCATCGGCTTCAGTTCGATCGGATTTGCCATACGGCTGGTGCGGCGCGTCGGCCGCCATCATGCGCCGCGCACCGAGATCGCGCGTGAGCGGCTGAGCCAGTTGCGGCGGATGTGGGCGCTGCTGCTCGTGGGCAGCGGCGCGGGCTTCGCCGGCGCGGCTTTCGTCCTGACTTCGCTTCATCACTGGTTCGTCAATCCGGAGCGCAACGCCTCGCTGCTTCTCATTCCGCTCGGCATGACCTCCATTCTGATTGGCTTGGTGCTCTTGCTGGCCACGTCGGCTGTCTATGTTTTTGGCCGCAATCGCATCAGAACGTCCTCGGACGGATTTTCGTCGGCGCCCGAGCCGGGCTGA
- a CDS encoding lysine-2,3-aminomutase-like protein — MNRIDPKLLATLRQPADLIERGFAKPTDLADLERVAARYAIAVTPEIANLIDADNPDDPIARQFIPSALELVNGPGENGDPIGDDAHSPIGGIVHRYPDRVLFKLVHVCAVYCRFCFRREMVGPGKATALSDAAYRDALDYIRKNNEIWEVILTGGDPLMLSPRRLAEIMTDIAAIDHVRIVRIHTRVPVAAPARIDRVMIRALKVEGATTWIAVHANHPREFSGEARAACARLADTGIPLVSQTVLLRGVNDDAATLEALMRAFVENRIKPYYLHHGDLAPGTAHLRTTIAEGQELMRSLRGRVSGLCQPEYVLDVPGGHGKAPIGPNYLSYASSGECELSSEAQYRIVDYCGDVHLYPPKP; from the coding sequence ATGAACAGGATCGATCCGAAACTTTTGGCAACGCTGCGGCAACCCGCCGATCTCATCGAGCGCGGGTTCGCGAAGCCAACCGACCTCGCCGACCTCGAACGGGTCGCCGCGCGCTACGCCATTGCTGTCACGCCTGAGATCGCCAACCTGATCGACGCGGACAATCCGGACGACCCGATCGCGCGGCAGTTCATCCCGAGCGCGCTCGAACTGGTGAACGGACCCGGCGAGAATGGCGATCCGATCGGCGACGATGCGCATTCGCCCATTGGCGGCATCGTACATCGCTATCCCGATCGCGTGCTGTTCAAGCTGGTACATGTCTGCGCCGTATATTGCCGCTTCTGCTTCCGCCGCGAGATGGTCGGGCCGGGTAAGGCAACGGCGCTATCGGACGCCGCCTATCGCGATGCGTTGGACTATATCCGCAAGAATAACGAAATCTGGGAAGTCATCCTGACCGGCGGCGATCCGCTGATGCTGTCGCCGCGCCGGCTGGCCGAGATCATGACTGATATCGCTGCCATCGATCACGTCCGAATCGTTCGTATTCATACCCGCGTGCCGGTGGCGGCACCGGCGCGCATCGATCGCGTCATGATCAGGGCATTGAAAGTTGAGGGCGCAACGACCTGGATCGCCGTTCACGCCAATCATCCGCGCGAATTCTCGGGCGAGGCCCGCGCCGCCTGCGCGCGGCTGGCCGACACCGGCATTCCCCTGGTGAGCCAGACGGTGCTGCTCCGCGGCGTCAACGACGATGCCGCGACGCTGGAAGCACTGATGCGGGCCTTTGTTGAAAATCGGATCAAGCCCTATTACCTGCATCACGGCGATCTTGCGCCGGGGACTGCGCATCTGCGCACCACGATCGCAGAGGGGCAGGAACTGATGCGCAGCCTGCGGGGCCGCGTTTCGGGCCTGTGCCAGCCGGAATATGTGCTCGATGTTCCCGGCGGCCATGGAAAGGCGCCGATTGGGCCGAATTATTTGTCGTATGCAAGTTCCGGGGAATGTGAACTATCTTCCGAAGCGCAGTATCGTATCGTCGACTATTGCGGCGACGTTCACCTCTATCCGCCCAAGCCGTGA
- a CDS encoding Zn-dependent hydrolase: MADISSRVDGDRVLGDLNALRAIGAYKTGVHKPTLSEPHLRSLHWFVQRLPDAGLAGEIDGIGNVIGTSAKHGPRLLAGSHLESQNHAGWLDGPLGVVYALEAARVINLDPNINGAVEVASWCDEEGHFGHFLGSRSYVGGVTEADIDAARDRNNDRSMREALRDAGLAGRVRARYEQGRHIGYLEAHIEQGETLESSGLKIGIVTSIVGIWQYRITFTGEQNHAGTTRMAIRKDAGLALARFCVDIDNRFPAACGPRTVWTTGRITLDPGAPSIIPGAAEMLFQIRDDDPAVIARLEELLHSMAAEVNAQGRCAIAVERIRTGTPARMDTAFQGAIEAAGVDFADGKSLRMPSGAGHDAQILSTVMPAGMLFVPSIGGISHHWTENTADADIVTGAEVFVDACRRLLAQ, from the coding sequence ATGGCTGACATTTCCTCGCGCGTCGATGGCGACCGCGTCCTCGGCGACCTCAACGCGCTGCGCGCCATCGGCGCCTACAAGACCGGCGTTCACAAGCCGACTCTCTCGGAACCGCATCTTCGCTCGCTGCACTGGTTTGTGCAGCGGCTTCCCGATGCCGGTCTCGCGGGCGAGATCGACGGCATCGGCAACGTCATCGGCACCAGCGCGAAACACGGGCCCAGGCTGCTGGCGGGATCGCATCTGGAAAGCCAGAACCACGCGGGCTGGCTCGATGGACCGCTCGGCGTGGTCTATGCCCTCGAAGCCGCCCGCGTCATCAATCTCGACCCGAACATAAACGGCGCCGTCGAAGTCGCTTCATGGTGCGACGAGGAAGGCCATTTCGGACACTTCCTTGGCAGCCGGTCCTATGTCGGCGGCGTCACCGAAGCCGATATCGACGCGGCGCGCGACCGCAACAATGATAGGAGCATGCGCGAGGCGTTGCGCGATGCCGGCCTGGCCGGCCGCGTCCGCGCGCGGTACGAACAAGGGCGGCACATCGGCTATCTCGAAGCCCATATCGAACAGGGCGAGACACTGGAAAGCAGCGGCCTCAAGATCGGCATTGTGACGTCCATCGTCGGGATATGGCAATATCGCATCACCTTCACGGGTGAACAAAACCACGCCGGCACCACGCGGATGGCCATTCGCAAAGATGCAGGCCTCGCACTCGCCAGATTTTGCGTCGATATCGACAATCGTTTCCCCGCCGCCTGCGGCCCGCGCACCGTCTGGACGACCGGCCGCATCACCCTCGATCCTGGTGCACCCAGCATCATCCCGGGAGCGGCGGAAATGCTGTTCCAGATTCGCGACGACGATCCTGCCGTGATTGCGCGGCTGGAGGAGTTGCTCCACAGCATGGCCGCGGAGGTCAACGCCCAGGGCCGCTGCGCCATCGCGGTGGAGCGCATCCGCACCGGGACCCCCGCGCGGATGGATACCGCGTTCCAGGGGGCTATCGAGGCTGCCGGCGTAGATTTTGCCGACGGCAAATCACTCCGCATGCCGAGCGGCGCCGGCCACGACGCCCAGATTCTCTCGACCGTCATGCCGGCCGGAATGCTGTTCGTACCCTCGATCGGCGGCATTTCGCATCACTGGACCGAGAACACCGCCGACGCCGACATCGTCACTGGTGCAGAGGTCTTTGTTGACGCCTGCCGGCGGCTGTTGGCGCAATGA
- a CDS encoding HdeD family acid-resistance protein: protein MTQDFPPDIGKLQSEMNAAVKAHWKAFLFEGIVLALLGLAAMIVPPLASLAVTIFLGWMFLISGIAGLFVTYWARQMPGFWWSLFSAALAILAGGILLARPVQGALTLTIVVGAYFLAEGVVTIMYALEHRRELSERWSWLLISGVMDLLIAFIIVAGLPGSAEWAIGLLVGINLVLGGASLVGMALAARKS from the coding sequence ATGACGCAAGATTTTCCCCCGGACATCGGCAAACTGCAGTCCGAAATGAACGCCGCGGTGAAGGCGCACTGGAAGGCGTTTCTGTTCGAAGGCATCGTGCTCGCCCTGCTCGGCCTGGCCGCGATGATCGTGCCGCCGCTGGCAAGCCTCGCCGTCACCATCTTCCTCGGCTGGATGTTTCTGATCAGCGGCATTGCCGGGCTGTTCGTCACCTACTGGGCGCGGCAGATGCCGGGTTTCTGGTGGTCGCTGTTTTCGGCGGCGCTGGCCATTCTCGCCGGCGGGATTTTGCTGGCACGGCCGGTGCAAGGCGCCCTCACGCTCACCATCGTGGTCGGCGCGTATTTTCTGGCCGAGGGCGTCGTCACCATCATGTACGCGCTGGAGCACCGCCGCGAATTGTCGGAGCGCTGGTCCTGGCTGCTGATTTCGGGCGTGATGGACCTCCTGATCGCCTTCATCATCGTCGCCGGTCTGCCGGGTTCGGCGGAATGGGCGATCGGCCTCCTGGTCGGGATCAACCTCGTGCTCGGCGGCGCCTCGCTGGTCGGCATGGCGCTCGCCGCGCGCAAATCTTGA
- a CDS encoding 3-deoxy-7-phosphoheptulonate synthase, whose protein sequence is MLSTTDDLRIRELKELSTPQEVMGEIPRTLTATRVVMAARNAIHAILHGTDDRLLVVVGPCSVHDPAAAVDYAERLASLREKLSDRLEIVMRVYFEKPRTTVGWKGLINDPNLDGSFDINRGLRLARNVLSAVNNLGLPAGTEFLDMTTPQYIADLMAWAAIGARTTESQIHRELASGLSCPVGFKNGTDGNIRIAADAVKSASHPHHFMAVTKGGRSAIAATTGNEDCHIILRGGNKPNYDRESVDAACVELTRAGVAPRIMIDTSHANSNKKPENQPLVVADVARQIADGEQRITGVMIESNLVAGRQDVVPGKPLTYGQSITDGCIDWETTVSALNMLADAVATRRNVPSRLREERSA, encoded by the coding sequence GTGTTGAGCACCACCGACGACCTTCGAATTCGCGAACTGAAAGAGCTGAGTACGCCGCAGGAGGTGATGGGTGAGATACCGCGCACCTTGACCGCGACGCGCGTCGTGATGGCGGCGCGCAATGCCATCCACGCCATCCTGCACGGCACCGACGACCGCCTGCTGGTCGTCGTCGGTCCCTGCTCGGTTCACGATCCGGCTGCGGCCGTTGATTACGCCGAGCGGCTCGCTTCGCTCCGCGAAAAGCTCTCCGATCGCCTCGAAATCGTGATGCGTGTCTATTTCGAGAAGCCGCGCACCACTGTCGGATGGAAGGGACTGATCAACGACCCCAATCTCGATGGCTCCTTCGACATTAACAGGGGTCTGCGGCTCGCCCGCAACGTGCTGTCGGCGGTGAACAATCTCGGCCTGCCGGCCGGGACCGAATTCCTCGACATGACGACGCCGCAATACATTGCCGACCTGATGGCGTGGGCGGCGATCGGCGCGCGCACCACCGAGAGCCAGATCCATCGCGAGCTTGCTTCGGGGCTATCCTGCCCGGTCGGCTTCAAGAACGGTACCGACGGCAATATCCGCATCGCGGCCGATGCGGTGAAGTCGGCCTCGCATCCGCATCATTTCATGGCTGTCACCAAGGGCGGACGCTCGGCGATTGCGGCGACCACCGGCAACGAGGACTGCCACATCATCCTGCGCGGCGGCAACAAGCCGAACTACGACCGGGAAAGCGTCGATGCCGCGTGCGTCGAACTTACCCGTGCCGGTGTGGCGCCGCGGATCATGATCGACACCAGCCACGCCAACAGCAACAAGAAGCCGGAGAACCAGCCGCTGGTGGTCGCCGACGTCGCACGACAGATCGCGGATGGCGAGCAGCGCATCACCGGCGTCATGATCGAGAGCAATCTCGTGGCCGGCCGCCAGGACGTGGTGCCGGGCAAGCCCCTGACCTATGGGCAGAGCATCACCGACGGCTGCATCGATTGGGAGACGACGGTGTCGGCGCTGAACATGCTGGCTGATGCCGTGGCGACGCGCCGGAACGTGCCATCGCGATTACGGGAGGAGCGTTCGGCCTAG
- a CDS encoding MFS transporter, which yields MVAETRPAYSIRDIPASVWVLGFVSMLMDISSEMIHALLPIYLVSVLGASMVTVGVIEGIAEATASITKIFSGALSDWLGKRKWLAAIGYGLAAFTKPVFPLAPTVGWLVAARFVDRIGKGIRGAPRDALVADLSPPDLRGASFGLRQSLDTIGAFVGPLLAIALMWWTSDNFTTVFWFAVIPAFLALALIVFAVREPERPQALRAVRNPISLAEIKNLGAAYWWVVAVASVFTLARFSEAFLVLRAQNVGLPIMLVPAVLVAMNVVYALAAYPAGVISDRMGRTAVLAGGILVLVAADIVLALLPSVGGVALGVVLWGLHMGLTQGLLAALVADTAPAELRGTAYGFFNLLGGVAMLAASIIAGALWDITGPQGTFLAGAGFALVALAGLLMVQRRIGQRSPA from the coding sequence ATGGTTGCTGAAACCAGGCCGGCCTATTCGATCAGGGACATTCCGGCCAGCGTCTGGGTGCTGGGCTTCGTCTCGATGCTGATGGACATCTCGTCGGAGATGATCCACGCCCTGCTGCCGATCTACCTGGTGTCGGTCCTCGGCGCATCGATGGTGACGGTCGGCGTCATCGAGGGCATCGCCGAGGCGACCGCGTCCATCACAAAAATATTCTCCGGCGCGCTCTCGGACTGGCTCGGCAAGCGCAAATGGTTAGCCGCCATCGGCTACGGCCTCGCAGCCTTCACCAAGCCGGTGTTTCCGCTGGCGCCAACCGTCGGCTGGCTGGTGGCGGCGCGTTTCGTCGACCGGATCGGCAAGGGCATTCGCGGCGCCCCGCGTGACGCACTGGTGGCGGATCTCTCGCCGCCCGATCTGCGCGGCGCTAGTTTTGGGCTGCGCCAATCGCTCGACACGATCGGCGCCTTCGTTGGCCCCCTGCTCGCCATCGCGCTGATGTGGTGGACGTCAGACAACTTCACGACCGTGTTCTGGTTTGCGGTAATTCCCGCTTTCCTGGCGCTGGCGCTGATCGTTTTCGCCGTGCGCGAGCCGGAGCGGCCGCAGGCGCTGCGCGCCGTGCGCAATCCGATCAGCCTGGCCGAGATCAAAAACCTGGGAGCCGCCTATTGGTGGGTGGTGGCGGTCGCGAGCGTATTCACGCTGGCGCGCTTCAGCGAGGCATTCCTCGTTCTCCGCGCCCAGAATGTCGGGCTGCCGATCATGCTCGTGCCTGCCGTCCTGGTGGCGATGAATGTCGTCTATGCGCTCGCGGCCTATCCCGCCGGCGTCATCTCGGATCGCATGGGCCGCACGGCCGTGCTGGCGGGCGGCATTCTGGTGCTGGTTGCGGCCGATATCGTGTTGGCGTTGCTGCCGTCCGTGGGCGGCGTTGCGCTGGGCGTCGTTCTCTGGGGCCTGCACATGGGGCTGACGCAGGGACTGCTGGCCGCGCTCGTTGCAGATACCGCTCCGGCCGAGTTGCGCGGCACGGCTTACGGATTCTTCAACCTGCTCGGCGGCGTGGCGATGCTAGCGGCCAGCATCATTGCCGGCGCGCTCTGGGATATCACAGGCCCGCAGGGCACGTTCCTGGCGGGCGCCGGCTTTGCGTTGGTCGCGCTGGCGGGATTGCTGATGGTACAGCGCAGGATTGGCCAACGGTCCCCGGCCTGA
- a CDS encoding M23 family metallopeptidase — MDTKAVRLLSRWLAAFCLLPAGVANVSASEFRTPSITAVRVEWRAVLDQLRTEINSRPAIAQRFTFAGRQRMPAWDSRSAPALVQLNAINSALFAGIGRSPVPVLLPFDTAAYLEAEAGGTQTPAVSRYQADFRPVDLFHAGPSGYDAVFSLDPGAGAGLPSRTFARPVEVQISGSMLVYDLADPLSGKGKPVKSLAAQYPDMRRFIREGHVRYAFTRFGVPYVVSIQCLDSAPRTRRLACREAYPIAERFLRALRIAGGKPARPRFDISSGIAERPTAASPDFTYHPSGDIIARSGARKRGGHADLAVYSQIRFPLEKAPALVSSQQYGTRKSGERQGPHRGVYPWRDNFCEARSFQVGQCAAGFGHQGQDIRPAPCPPNSSADNTCHPRKQAVVAVRDGVVIRSLKQQAATLQINTSNEHIRFRYMHMNPSAMDADGILNGRRVAEGEKIGVVSNYLDFPNGTSYHLHFDVQVFTRDGWIWVNPYTTLIASYERLIRGRGREIGTEPPAAAAVAHALPKDVLRHSARNGSEN; from the coding sequence TTGGATACGAAGGCTGTCCGCTTGCTCTCACGTTGGCTGGCAGCCTTTTGTTTGCTCCCCGCCGGGGTAGCCAACGTTTCCGCCAGCGAGTTCAGAACGCCGTCGATCACGGCCGTTCGCGTCGAATGGCGGGCAGTTCTCGATCAGCTCCGCACCGAGATCAATTCTCGGCCGGCGATCGCGCAGCGCTTCACCTTTGCAGGCCGGCAGCGGATGCCGGCATGGGATTCACGCTCTGCGCCCGCGTTGGTGCAGTTGAACGCGATCAATTCGGCGCTGTTCGCCGGAATCGGCCGCAGTCCGGTGCCGGTGCTGCTGCCGTTCGATACGGCGGCCTATCTCGAGGCCGAGGCCGGTGGCACGCAGACCCCGGCGGTATCGCGCTATCAGGCCGACTTCCGCCCCGTCGATCTCTTTCACGCCGGCCCCTCCGGCTACGACGCGGTGTTTTCACTCGATCCCGGCGCGGGCGCCGGCCTGCCGTCCCGAACCTTTGCCCGGCCGGTCGAGGTGCAGATATCAGGCTCGATGCTTGTCTACGATCTAGCCGATCCGCTCAGCGGCAAAGGCAAGCCGGTCAAGTCGCTGGCGGCGCAATACCCCGACATGCGCCGCTTTATCCGCGAAGGCCATGTGCGCTACGCCTTCACCCGTTTCGGCGTGCCCTATGTGGTGTCGATCCAGTGCCTGGATTCGGCACCGCGGACGCGGCGGCTGGCCTGCCGCGAGGCTTACCCGATCGCCGAGCGTTTCCTGAGGGCGCTGCGCATCGCCGGCGGCAAGCCGGCGCGGCCGAGGTTCGACATTTCCTCCGGTATCGCCGAGCGGCCGACGGCGGCTTCTCCAGACTTCACCTATCACCCGAGCGGCGACATCATTGCGCGCAGCGGCGCGCGCAAGCGCGGCGGTCACGCCGACCTGGCGGTCTATTCGCAGATCCGCTTTCCGCTGGAGAAAGCCCCGGCCCTCGTCAGCTCGCAGCAGTACGGCACGCGCAAATCCGGCGAACGCCAAGGCCCCCATCGAGGCGTCTATCCGTGGCGGGACAATTTTTGCGAAGCCCGCAGTTTCCAGGTCGGGCAATGTGCGGCCGGCTTCGGTCACCAGGGCCAGGACATCCGCCCCGCACCCTGCCCGCCGAACAGCAGCGCCGACAACACCTGCCATCCGCGGAAACAGGCCGTCGTCGCCGTGCGCGACGGCGTCGTGATCCGTTCGCTGAAACAACAGGCGGCAACGCTGCAGATCAACACCAGCAACGAGCACATCCGCTTTCGCTACATGCACATGAACCCGTCAGCCATGGACGCAGACGGCATCCTCAACGGCCGCCGGGTCGCCGAGGGCGAGAAGATCGGTGTCGTCTCCAACTATCTCGATTTCCCCAACGGCACCTCGTACCACCTGCACTTCGACGTGCAGGTGTTCACGCGCGACGGCTGGATCTGGGTCAACCCATACACCACCCTGATCGCATCCTACGAACGGCTGATCCGCGGCCGCGGCCGCGAGATCGGGACCGAGCCGCCGGCGGCGGCTGCCGTGGCGCATGCGTTGCCGAAGGATGTGCTGCGTCACAGCGCACGGAACGGCAGCGAAAATTAG
- the epmA gene encoding EF-P lysine aminoacylase EpmA, producing MVDTDQPSPWWSAARHADRRPFLIARAAITRAVRGWFDEQGFTEVETGILQVSPGNETHLHAPRTEIVSRDGARATRYLRTSPEFAAKKLLAAGEAKIFELARVFRDRERGDLHLPEFTMLEWYRADAGYNAVMADTIVVIARAAQATGIEQFSFRGRTADPFAEPERLTVAAAFERFAGIDLLATISNGEGDRAALAAAATPRLRIADDDTWSDIFSKVLVEHVEPNLGQGRLTVLFEYPAPEAALARTKASDPRVAERFEVYAGGVELANGFGELTDAIEQRRRFAADMDEKERRYGERYPLDEDFLAAVAAMPPSSGVALGFDRLVMLASGARRVDQVVWTPPAGET from the coding sequence ATGGTTGACACCGACCAACCCTCGCCTTGGTGGTCGGCCGCGCGGCACGCCGATCGAAGACCGTTCCTGATCGCGCGAGCCGCGATCACCAGGGCGGTGCGAGGCTGGTTCGACGAGCAGGGGTTTACCGAGGTGGAAACCGGCATCTTGCAGGTCTCGCCGGGCAATGAGACGCATCTGCATGCGCCGCGCACTGAAATCGTCAGCCGCGATGGCGCACGTGCGACGCGCTATTTGCGGACCTCTCCGGAGTTCGCCGCGAAGAAACTGCTCGCCGCCGGCGAAGCCAAAATTTTCGAGCTCGCGCGCGTGTTCCGCGACCGCGAGCGCGGCGATCTGCATCTGCCCGAATTCACGATGCTGGAATGGTACCGCGCGGACGCAGGCTATAATGCTGTCATGGCCGACACCATCGTCGTGATCGCACGCGCGGCGCAGGCGACCGGGATCGAGCAGTTCTCGTTCCGGGGCAGAACGGCCGATCCTTTTGCCGAGCCGGAACGGCTGACGGTGGCAGCCGCATTCGAGCGCTTTGCTGGAATCGATCTGTTGGCCACAATCAGCAATGGCGAGGGCGATCGTGCGGCGCTTGCGGCGGCAGCAACACCGCGGCTACGGATCGCCGATGACGACACCTGGTCGGACATTTTCAGCAAAGTGCTGGTCGAACATGTCGAACCGAATCTGGGGCAGGGGCGTTTGACCGTCTTGTTCGAATATCCGGCGCCGGAGGCAGCTCTTGCGCGGACAAAGGCGTCCGATCCGCGCGTCGCCGAACGTTTTGAAGTCTATGCCGGCGGCGTAGAACTCGCCAACGGCTTTGGTGAATTGACCGATGCCATCGAACAGCGCCGCCGTTTCGCCGCTGATATGGATGAGAAGGAGCGGCGCTACGGCGAGCGCTATCCGCTGGATGAGGATTTCCTCGCAGCGGTTGCCGCGATGCCGCCGTCGAGCGGCGTCGCGCTTGGTTTCGACCGGCTGGTGATGTTGGCAAGCGGCGCGCGGCGGGTGGACCAGGTGGTGTGGACGCCACCGGCAGGAGAGACATGA
- a CDS encoding PEPxxWA-CTERM sorting domain-containing protein, translating into MLNLRGTLAAVLVVGITALSSAANASLVLTPGNLGGITDQNVLFQNVTGNNTTSLTTDTNSSPANRVTFTSNENLTGTSSAGQARIFDSAINGFNLLTWFMADPTLGFTANVFNINDLTATLADITVVTNLQTVTFNNVAINVNGNNFFSLQSGGGEIITSVSILALNGLFEDVRQERLGGIQTISGAVPEPATWAMMILGFAGVGFLAYRRKKQGHVRLA; encoded by the coding sequence ATGCTTAATCTGCGCGGAACATTGGCGGCCGTATTGGTCGTCGGAATTACAGCCCTTTCAAGCGCGGCAAATGCCAGTCTCGTGCTTACACCTGGTAACCTCGGAGGTATCACCGATCAGAACGTGTTGTTTCAGAACGTCACAGGAAACAATACGACCTCGCTGACCACCGATACTAATTCAAGTCCGGCAAATCGGGTAACGTTCACGAGCAACGAGAATTTGACTGGTACGAGCTCAGCCGGCCAGGCCAGGATTTTCGACAGCGCGATTAACGGGTTCAATCTGCTCACTTGGTTCATGGCGGATCCTACCCTGGGATTTACGGCAAACGTCTTCAACATCAACGACCTGACCGCCACTCTGGCCGATATCACTGTGGTCACTAATCTGCAGACAGTTACGTTTAATAACGTCGCCATCAACGTGAACGGCAATAACTTCTTCTCGCTGCAATCGGGCGGCGGCGAAATCATTACAAGCGTTTCTATCCTGGCGCTCAATGGTCTCTTCGAGGACGTGAGACAGGAACGCCTCGGCGGCATTCAGACGATCTCGGGCGCAGTTCCCGAACCCGCAACCTGGGCTATGATGATCCTCGGCTTCGCCGGCGTCGGCTTCCTGGCCTATCGCCGCAAGAAGCAAGGCCACGTTCGCCTCGCCTAG